In Megalops cyprinoides isolate fMegCyp1 chromosome 16, fMegCyp1.pri, whole genome shotgun sequence, the genomic window TAAGGAAACGGCCAGAGGGTTGGAGGAATATTACATTAGGGTACAAAAATGAGTTAGAAGAAAACCCTTGGTCAggcactgcacagctgcagctgacaaGATGAGCGAAGCAACTGGCGGGAGTGAGCTGGGGCCCACCAAAGCTGGAATTCCAGGTGATGGGACACCTTTGAGGGAGTTAAAACCTGAGCTGTTTtggcaaaaacacacaagcatgtgaAAGGGCAGCCAGAGTGCAGGACGCTGCCTGCTAGGCTAATAAAGAATGTAGTAAGCACCAGCACTAACTGAGAGCAGAACAGTCAAACAAGAGGCACACCGTGCGTGAGTGAACATGCCAAAAAGCAGACACAGCGTTACCTGTGCTAAGGGTGATGATGGCTGGGTCACTGCGGAGGGTGCCAGCCAATGTCCGGATTTCAAATGTGTATAACGTTCCTGACCGCAGCCCCCCAACAGAGACACTGTTATTCGTTACGTTGCAGCCGCCTTCGTGAGACCAATAGCTAGCGTTGTATCTCACTTCATAGGTGACTGTTTTGCCCTCCAGCCTTTGTGGGATTTGCCAGGTTACCTGGATAGCGGTCGTATTTGCAAATTTGATCGAGGGTGACGTGGGTTTGAATGGCACTGGAAGCAAAGGGGTCAAGGGTTACATGTCACAGTGAATGAATGGAGGCTCTCAAAGCACAAGCTACCCATAAGTGCTGATTGAGGACCAGATTTCCCAAAGGAAATTCTAAACTTAACTATTTGTAAACTGTATTGGCAAAAACTGGTCCTAGATCAACTGGTCCTGGACAACTTCTGCCTTCAGCCGATGGTGGGGGGCTTTATCATCCTTTTATTGGCCTGCTTCCTCTTAGAAATGGTGCTTTAAACAAGGTACGTTAGGAACACATGCACATCAGAGGATTGAATAATGACAATCAAGAAGAATTTTCAATTATTCTGTCACTGGACAAGACATATTGGGATGGCAGGTGTGCCATCTGCCAAATTACAGGTTGGCAGGGCATAgcccatacctatacagcacaaCAATCATGCCCCTCTGGGGTCTCATACAGAAATGATATCGCCACGGAATGCGCGATTTCGAGAGAACACAGCAAATACTCACGAGTGAACACCGCTGCAGACACGCCCTGGCTCTCCAGAGACTTCGCCACCTGTGTGTAGACAGTCACGTTGTATTCCAAAGCCGCTCCTAACTGCGAGAACGTGTACATATTTTCCTTTGTCGTGTAGGTCTTCATTTCGTCGCCGTTCAGCACGACTTTGTAGGAACAGAAGTTGCCTACGGGCGGCTCCCATGTGGCAGTGATTGAATCTTGGGTACTTTTCAGAGTTAGGTTTTTCACGGGGGCCGGGGCTGCAGGGAGGAGACGAACAGGTAGAGAGGGATCAGGCGCGCTCCTCCGCCCACTGCTTCGCGTGCCTGCTGGTTTGTATGCATGTTAGCCTGCGTCTTTGCCTGCCAGTCCGTCTCTCGATCCGTCCGTACCTGTGCCTAACGCAGAACTTACCGATACAATTCTACAAGCCCGTGCCAGTAACGGTCTTTCGCCCCACGGTAAGAAGTCGCGGTAAGGGGAATATGCTCACACTCAGTTATCTGGGAGCGTTGCTCATTTAAGGTGAATGGATAAACAtgttctattatgctggaagtcgctctggattaCAGCGTCTGTTCAAtgcatgtaaagtaatgtaatgtaatatcccACTCCGAACTGTGCGGCGTCTCTCCACACAGTCCTGGTTTGTTTAAAATAGTCGCATGGCTTGTCGTGGGGTATTCGGGTTTTTTGACAGTTTGGTAAAGGGAAGTCGGCGATTCTCCTGTACGTAAGTCAGAGAACTCACTTGTGAAATTCTTGACCTTGACAGCCCTTCCAGCCAGCGAAGGATCCCCCGAGAACGCCACCACGTCCAGTCTATACTCGCTGCCTGGGATGAGACTGTGCACCACCACCTGCGTCTCATTTACGTTGTAATTCTCTGAAGAGGAATTTCCTTGTAAATAGGCATGTACTCTGAACCAAGAGCTTTTCCCCTCTGGACTCTTCCATCGTAGGTTGATATTCGTCGCATTTGTTCCGAGCACGGTGAGATTCTGTACCTCGCCTGGCCCTGGAATAACGGAAACAGCAATTTCATTTAGTACATGCCCGCAACATAACGCTCAATGTATGGGTCGCTTAATATATGGGTATACATGTCCAGCTGCAGATGGAGGACAACAGGTGTAGAAAACACTCAGAGCCAGGAGCCTTGAAGATACActgctgtgcagcagtgttCCGTGCAAAAATTACCTCAGTTTAAACGCAAGCTTAAGCAGCtttgataaatgataaatgataaattaacaGCATGGATTTTCATACTgacattttaagtttatttcttttttccgtTTGCTTATTTATCTGTTACCTTTTAAATTTGGTATAGCAAAAAAGCACCACATATATGTAAGGTGTTAGGAGAGTAGTTTAACACTAAACCAAAAAACAAGTAGAGTTCAGTGGACACACAAGTGATAGGTCATTAGTCATCCAAAATCTTAAATGCCaaacaactgaaatgtttcaACATTTCACTTGCAAGCTTGGCTGTCATTGCCAGTACAATTTCATTTGCAATACaaattcattctttattttgtgttgtgctgtactCTCAGATGAAGCAAACTTAAGAGGACTGTGGCATACCTCCAATACCTATCTGACAAAACACTGCCATTGCAGACCTAACAAGAATAAATAACTTTGCGAAGCCAGCAGGTTTGTGTGGAAAGGTGAAAAAGCAGTAAATCCAGCTAGAAGGGTTTACTTAAGGGTTAATTGTGAAAGGAGCTGGTACCTCTTTGTTTTCACCCACAGCTGGTGAAAGCACAGGCTAACAGATATTTTTGAGCTGAATTAACTGTCATCACATTGATATATGGGCCACTGGAGAGTTGGAGCACTCTGTAATAGCTTATTGTCACAGTTAGTAAGGTGTATTTCATTGCTGGAGCAAACACAGTGTCATGCTCTGTCTCTTACGCTGTTGCGGTCTTCAATTGTTTGCCCGCAGTGCATCTCTTATCCAAATACACTGATTATAAAGAAAGGTGGTCCCTAAAGCAGGGTGTGAGCCATGCCTCCAGACTGGCATAGACTTCAGTGTATGGCTGAGGTAATGGGGATCAGTGAAGCACTGGTGCAGAAGTCATAGCTGGCCCATTATATCTGGCCCGTGGGTGGTATGTTGTACTACTGTACCAATGACACGACACTATGTCGGCATAAATGACCTGTGGGGCAAACTCCAAGATGGTGTCCATCCCCACCTCGCACACCGTGAGCACGCATAAGACAGTGCATCACCCTGGATGGACACAATACACAAACAACAGCGATAATGAAAAGGTCCCCAAAGGCTCTAAcgtcacagagctgctgcatTTCACTTACTGGTGTAGGCAGAGACGTTGACCGGGACTCCCATGACCAACTGGCTCTCCACTTCAGCATTGACGCTAAAAGTGTAGTGGTCGCCCGGTGTGAGGTTCTCAAACAAGTGGGTTTCAACGCGTGTGGCCTTAGTGAGGTCGGGATGACCAATCACCTGTACCGTGTAGAAGCTATGGTTTCCCACCGGCGGGTCCCAGGAGAGGAAGACGGTCTGCTCTGTGACGTCCACCACGGTGAGATTCCTGACAATATCAGGCTctgggggagagaaacagagagagagaggtggctgCTTCTGTGGTCCTCCTCGGTTTGAAAGTGCATAACAACCCTTCATGGTCTGAGGTTTGGGGAAAATCTGAAGCAGTGCTCCACACAGGAATTATAAAATTGTGCTTATTTGATATTGTGATTTGATCTTGAATTCGGTGTGAGGAGAAATTGGTTTTTGGAAAACTTTGGTGCTGTAAATATTTCCTTCTTACCAATGAAGCTAGATTTGAACTGAACAGAAGAGAATGTAACCGtgaggaggagagtgtgtgcatacagATGCATAAGGTCACATAAAGATTTACATATAGATGTATAAGTACTACAAAACTCAGACCTACCTACTGAAATACTAATGATCAGCATGATACCAGCAGAATGTAATTGCCTTTACATTGACCTTACACCAAACAAAAACCTCTTATAGGCAGCTGAGATGTCATATTTGTTGACACTTTCTGTGAAGgatcatatactgtatgcagtaAAGACAACCTATAACAATGCCATTAGATTGGCATAACAGTTTTTTAAGAACTATTTAAGATTTCATGAACATTTGTGGCAGCTGACACAGAATGTTGTAGCACCTTCACAATCTGTAAAAAGTTTAAatgactgaaagaaaaacatatttcaacaaaagaaataaacatgaatcATTTCAGTTATGCAGCTGCCATCTTAAGTAATGATGCCACATTAAAAAGTGTGGGCTGCTACAGAGCGCATTATGTCGGCATCCATGTCTTAAGTGATTTTTCCAAAGGCATTCAGAGTTTGTACGCATCATGTATGTCACAGTAAAGCCACATGTGACAGGAATGGTGACGTAATGCACCCCATGACGGCCCATTTctctttgtgattttttaaaatttagaatgcccaatgctttttcccccttttcccaTGGGATGTGCTCTGTGAGTCATATGGGGAGGACATAGATGGACTCACAGACTGCATAACGGACTACATCAACTTCTGTGTTGATAATGTGGTCCCCACAAAGACTGTGAAGTACTTCCCCAACAACAAACCCTAGGTGACCAAGGACATTAAAGCAGTGCTGAACAGGAAGAAGGCAGCATTCAGGAGTGGAGACagtgaggagatgaggaaggtgcGGATAGAATTGAGGGATAAGATCAAGGAGGGCTACAGAAGGAGGCTGGAgagcaacaaaaaacacaagggaGGTGTGGAGTGGCATGAAAGCCATCACTGGCCAGGGACAGGTGACTGGCCATGGTATAGAAGGTGGTGTGGATGAGGCCAATGagttaaatctgttttttaacaGGTTTGATGATGCGGCTTctgcccacccctcccaccccccaggCCTATCCTGCAACTCCACCCCTCAACCTGCTCCATCTGCTCCACCTCCACAACTCCTCTCAATGACTCCCTGTGCTCTGgaccatccacccccccccccccccccccactcccctcctccATCAGGGCTCTCTAACAGCTCCACAGGGCCAATCTCCTTTTCTTCAGAGGATGTAAGAAGGGAGCTGAGCAGGCTACACCTAGGCAAGGCAGCAGATCCTGATCTCAACCTGGTCTCAACCCTAGAGTGCTCAAAGGTTGTGCTACTTAGCTGTGTGGGGTTTTCCAGCACATCTTTAACCTGAGCCTGAACCTGTGGAAAGCATCATGCCTTGTCCCTGTTCTcaagaaaccccccccccccccccccc contains:
- the LOC118791174 gene encoding receptor-type tyrosine-protein phosphatase eta-like; the encoded protein is MASHLSLAKPDIVRNLTVVDVTEQTVFLSWDPPVGNHSFYTVQVIGHPDLTKATRVETHLFENLTPGDHYTFSVNAEVESQLVMGVPVNVSAYTRPGEVQNLTVLGTNATNINLRWKSPEGKSSWFRVHAYLQGNSSSENYNVNETQVVVHSLIPGSEYRLDVVAFSGDPSLAGRAVKVKNFTTPAPVKNLTLKSTQDSITATWEPPVGNFCSYKVVLNGDEMKTYTTKENMYTFSQLGAALEYNVTVYTQVAKSLESQGVSAAVFTLPFKPTSPSIKFANTTAIQVTWQIPQRLEGKTVTYEVRYNASYWSHEGGCNVTNNSVSVGGLRSGTLYTFEIRTLAGTLRSDPAIITLSTVPNKKYLTLMMTCSSETPLLCEKNNTRDSVFKQLQGYFKEKLDDKVFWELEWKNY